One Mycolicibacterium goodii genomic region harbors:
- a CDS encoding sensor domain-containing protein has protein sequence MTSGRRWTRLCTAGAAVAAVGLLSGCVHAVGGTPTRDPAARPLGATVSEADLDTLLLPVTELGDIVGSSDLTVTVELDEFNDSSAAMDDPDCLAAAFGAQERVYAGTGWTAVRDQIVREPGALNPHWIEQVVVLFRSDLHARDFFDESHKTWDRCVGSLTTYDTAQLPVQWSVSEVTAGESTISQMSVPENAVRGGCHHALSVAANVVVEAWACGEDIDSQASAIVDRIVSNIE, from the coding sequence ATGACGTCCGGGCGGCGATGGACCCGGCTGTGCACCGCGGGTGCCGCAGTGGCTGCCGTCGGTCTGCTCTCGGGGTGTGTGCACGCCGTCGGCGGTACGCCGACGCGGGATCCCGCCGCACGGCCGCTGGGGGCCACGGTGTCCGAGGCTGATCTGGACACCCTGCTGCTGCCGGTCACCGAACTGGGTGACATCGTCGGATCCTCCGACCTGACGGTGACGGTCGAACTCGACGAGTTCAACGACAGCTCCGCGGCGATGGACGATCCCGACTGCCTCGCAGCGGCATTCGGCGCCCAGGAGCGGGTGTATGCCGGCACCGGATGGACCGCGGTGCGCGACCAGATCGTGCGTGAGCCCGGCGCGCTCAACCCGCACTGGATCGAGCAGGTCGTCGTGCTGTTCCGGTCCGATCTCCACGCCCGCGACTTCTTCGACGAATCGCACAAGACCTGGGACCGTTGCGTGGGGTCGCTGACCACCTACGACACGGCTCAGTTGCCGGTGCAGTGGTCGGTCAGCGAGGTCACCGCGGGAGAATCCACGATCAGCCAGATGTCGGTGCCCGAGAACGCGGTGCGGGGCGGTTGCCATCACGCGCTGTCGGTGGCGGCCAACGTCGTCGTCGAGGCGTGGGCCTGCGGCGAGGACATCGACAGTCAGGCCAGCGCGATCGTCGACCGGATCGTGTCGAACATCGAATAG
- a CDS encoding NtaA/DmoA family FMN-dependent monooxygenase (This protein belongs to a clade of FMN-dependent monooxygenases, within a broader family of flavin-dependent oxidoreductases, the luciferase-like monooxygenase (LMM) family, some of whose members use coenzyme F420 rather than FMN.), giving the protein MTRELHLLAFGNTRSAGPWRHPAADNTPAGVRRRLIAYAKTAEAGTFDALFFADGLNYGPPATWAYKITEDFEPLTATAALSSVTERIGLVVTGSATLAHPYHLARQLLSLDHLSGGRAGWNLVTSFARAAADNFSARGVVAHDERYAIAGEALEVVRKLWDEWGEDTIVEDRATGVFNDVGRIRPANHHGHYFDVAGPIGAARSVQGQPVLFQAGSSETGRTFAAQHAEVIFTSHGNRERAQTFYRQIHTQARQLGRATPPLITPSLRYLVGSTDEEARRAEREEYEYFSPEYQAGWLLEVDVDVTGAELDGPVPESAFPEHTETHQTALAGYRHLASEGNPTVREFLYRTVNGWGAAVVGTPERIADVIEEWFTTGAADGFVLRDSGLPGQHELFVEQVVPVLRKRGLFRHEYTGTTLRAHLGLDAPQRSVS; this is encoded by the coding sequence GTGACAAGGGAGCTTCATCTGTTGGCCTTCGGCAACACCCGGTCAGCCGGTCCGTGGCGCCATCCCGCTGCCGACAACACGCCTGCCGGGGTGCGGCGACGGCTGATCGCGTATGCCAAGACCGCCGAGGCCGGAACCTTCGACGCCCTGTTCTTTGCCGACGGCCTGAACTACGGCCCACCGGCAACCTGGGCGTACAAGATCACCGAGGACTTCGAGCCGCTCACCGCCACCGCGGCGTTGTCGTCGGTGACCGAGCGGATCGGCCTCGTCGTGACGGGATCGGCGACGCTGGCGCACCCGTATCACCTGGCGCGGCAGCTTCTCTCGCTCGACCACCTCAGCGGTGGCCGGGCCGGCTGGAACCTGGTGACCAGCTTCGCGCGCGCCGCGGCGGACAACTTCAGCGCGCGCGGTGTCGTCGCCCACGACGAGCGCTACGCCATCGCCGGGGAAGCGCTCGAGGTGGTCCGCAAGCTGTGGGACGAATGGGGTGAGGACACCATCGTCGAAGACCGCGCCACCGGGGTCTTCAACGACGTCGGCCGGATCCGGCCGGCCAACCACCACGGCCACTACTTCGACGTCGCAGGCCCGATCGGCGCGGCGCGTTCGGTGCAGGGACAGCCGGTGCTCTTCCAGGCCGGATCGTCCGAGACCGGAAGGACTTTCGCCGCCCAACATGCCGAGGTGATCTTCACCAGCCACGGCAACCGCGAGCGCGCGCAGACGTTCTACCGCCAGATCCACACGCAGGCACGGCAGCTGGGCCGCGCCACGCCGCCGCTGATCACACCGTCCCTGCGCTACCTCGTCGGCTCGACCGACGAGGAAGCCCGCCGCGCCGAACGCGAGGAGTACGAGTATTTCAGCCCCGAGTACCAGGCCGGTTGGCTGTTGGAGGTCGACGTCGACGTCACCGGCGCCGAGCTGGACGGTCCGGTTCCGGAGTCGGCATTCCCGGAGCACACCGAGACCCACCAGACCGCACTCGCGGGCTACCGGCATCTGGCGAGTGAGGGCAACCCGACGGTGCGGGAGTTCCTGTACCGCACCGTGAACGGATGGGGTGCCGCGGTGGTGGGGACGCCCGAGCGCATCGCCGACGTCATCGAGGAGTGGTTCACCACAGGGGCCGCCGACGGATTCGTCCTGCGGGATTCCGGTTTACCCGGCCAGCACGAGCTTTTCGTCGAGCAGGTGGTGCCGGTGCTGCGCAAGCGGGGCCTGTTCCGCCACGAGTACACCGGCACAACACTGCGCGCGCACCTGGGACTGGACGCCCCGCAGAGGTCGGTGTCGTGA
- a CDS encoding NtaA/DmoA family FMN-dependent monooxygenase (This protein belongs to a clade of FMN-dependent monooxygenases, within a broader family of flavin-dependent oxidoreductases, the luciferase-like monooxygenase (LMM) family, some of whose members use coenzyme F420 rather than FMN.): MTEPYVLAAFTMSTVSHGNFGMWRHPQDRTSEYTDIGYWVDLARLLDDGGFDLLFIADAVGQLDVFGGDAGAALARAVQTPVTDPLLAVSAMAAATQRLGFGVTVSTTYESPYLLARKFSTLDHLTRGRIGWNIVTSLLDSAARNIIGRDRQIPHDERYAMAQEFVEVTYKLWEGSWEPGAVLRDRELGVFTDPAKVHDIAHDDRYFSVPGAHLVEPSPQRTPVLFQAGTSPAGREFASRNAELVFVSDPHPEVLRANIDDVRRRAAGHGRDPESLKFITSVEIVTDNTDSAARAKADELARFHDPEGALVLLSALSGVDWSTYGVDRPIEQFDTDASRSILAAVTDSGTRQRVTLRDYVGGLGGFGGRLFVGSGPTVADELEAYADKTGVDGFNIAYHITPGSFADVATYLIPELRRRGRARDAGDPTTLRQRLFGGDSPLLGEQHPAAAFRRKPVHSQ, encoded by the coding sequence GTGACCGAACCCTATGTGCTGGCGGCTTTCACGATGTCGACGGTGTCGCACGGCAACTTCGGCATGTGGCGCCACCCGCAGGACCGGACCTCCGAATACACCGACATCGGATACTGGGTGGACCTCGCTCGTCTGCTCGATGACGGCGGCTTCGACCTGCTGTTCATCGCCGACGCGGTGGGCCAGCTCGACGTGTTCGGGGGCGACGCCGGTGCGGCACTGGCCCGGGCGGTGCAGACACCGGTCACCGATCCGCTGCTGGCGGTGTCGGCGATGGCCGCGGCCACGCAGCGGCTCGGGTTCGGCGTCACGGTCTCGACCACCTACGAGAGTCCCTACCTGCTGGCCCGCAAGTTCAGCACGCTCGACCACCTCACGCGCGGCCGGATCGGGTGGAACATCGTCACGTCTCTGCTCGACAGCGCGGCGCGCAACATCATCGGCCGCGACCGTCAGATCCCTCATGACGAGCGGTACGCGATGGCACAGGAGTTCGTCGAGGTCACCTACAAGCTCTGGGAGGGCTCCTGGGAACCGGGCGCCGTGCTGCGGGACCGCGAACTCGGGGTGTTCACCGATCCGGCGAAGGTGCACGACATCGCCCACGACGACCGGTACTTCAGCGTCCCCGGTGCACACCTCGTCGAACCGTCACCCCAGCGCACACCGGTGCTGTTCCAGGCTGGCACCTCACCCGCCGGACGCGAGTTCGCCTCCCGCAACGCCGAATTGGTGTTCGTATCCGATCCGCACCCGGAGGTGTTGCGGGCCAACATCGACGACGTCCGACGGCGAGCGGCCGGACACGGCCGCGATCCGGAGTCGTTGAAGTTCATCACCTCGGTCGAGATCGTCACCGACAACACCGATTCGGCCGCGCGGGCCAAGGCCGACGAGTTGGCCCGGTTCCACGACCCGGAGGGCGCGCTGGTCTTGTTGTCGGCGCTCAGCGGAGTCGACTGGTCCACATACGGCGTCGACCGCCCGATCGAACAGTTCGACACCGACGCGAGCCGGTCGATACTCGCCGCGGTCACCGATTCCGGTACGCGCCAGCGTGTCACGCTGCGTGACTACGTCGGTGGCCTAGGCGGATTCGGCGGGAGACTGTTCGTCGGGTCCGGTCCGACGGTGGCCGACGAACTGGAGGCCTACGCGGACAAAACCGGCGTCGACGGGTTCAACATCGCCTATCACATCACGCCAGGGAGTTTCGCCGACGTCGCCACCTACCTGATCCCGGAACTGCGCAGACGAGGCCGGGCGCGTGATGCAGGTGACCCCACGACGCTGCGGCAGCGCCTGTTCGGCGGTGACTCACCGCTGCTGGGTGAGCAGCACCCCGCTGCCGCGTTTCGTCGTAAACCTGTTCATTCTCAATAG
- a CDS encoding APC family permease, translating to MTTTDDPIATVGGRALTAAESTGLERDALGACGVFAQGLAAAAPSVALAVVPFALFVAAGAGAAWAAVIGLLIVVLVALTISFQARRTVSSGSLGTYTGNGLGPGFAFAAGFSLLFGYIGFATTGTLGGVLYLDAFLESIGLGSQAIWFKLLLVAVVVGIAVYLPYRGVSVAARYELAFELLAIASILVIIVASYIGYGFRIDWEQWKPQHLGSSATFIAAVTAVGSYAGFESVASLGAEAKNAHRNIARSLLRVVILLGVLYIFATYPQILHFDEIDGDKAVLPQLADSVGVGWVNQVVSAAVAIAFIVFVTAVTTAAARSLFTFAHEGALPRVFTTVHENYKTPWAGVVFVGIVAFVFSVAATFSSAGRLVFDVYGGYVANWGFLTSYLLVVIATPIWLRKINALTPWHLVVSVAATIGLGYVIVSNFYPVPEFPFNILPFVFGAILLAGLAWYWYLKRTRPEIARRIGTIQTLSEEERQRLADEGIADVLKGEPGGTP from the coding sequence GTGACCACCACAGATGATCCGATCGCGACGGTCGGGGGACGGGCCCTGACCGCCGCGGAATCCACCGGTCTCGAACGTGACGCTCTCGGCGCATGCGGGGTCTTCGCTCAGGGCCTCGCCGCCGCGGCCCCCAGCGTCGCGCTGGCCGTGGTCCCGTTCGCACTGTTCGTCGCGGCAGGGGCGGGTGCCGCGTGGGCCGCGGTCATCGGCCTGTTGATCGTCGTGCTCGTGGCGCTGACGATCAGCTTCCAGGCCAGGCGCACGGTGTCGTCGGGCTCGCTGGGCACCTACACCGGCAATGGACTCGGGCCGGGTTTCGCCTTCGCCGCGGGTTTCAGTCTGCTGTTCGGTTACATCGGTTTCGCCACCACCGGAACGCTCGGCGGAGTGCTGTATCTGGACGCCTTCCTGGAATCGATCGGCCTCGGTTCCCAGGCCATCTGGTTCAAGCTGCTGTTGGTGGCCGTCGTGGTCGGGATCGCGGTCTACCTGCCGTACCGCGGTGTGTCGGTGGCCGCACGCTACGAGCTGGCATTCGAACTGCTGGCCATCGCCTCGATTCTGGTGATCATCGTCGCGTCCTACATCGGGTACGGGTTCCGGATCGACTGGGAGCAGTGGAAGCCTCAACATCTCGGGTCGAGCGCGACGTTCATCGCCGCGGTGACCGCGGTCGGGTCGTACGCGGGGTTCGAGAGCGTGGCATCACTGGGTGCCGAGGCCAAGAATGCCCACCGCAACATCGCGCGATCACTCCTGCGCGTGGTGATTCTGCTCGGCGTGCTCTACATTTTCGCCACCTACCCGCAGATCCTGCATTTCGACGAGATCGACGGCGACAAGGCGGTGCTGCCCCAACTTGCCGACTCGGTCGGCGTGGGATGGGTCAACCAGGTGGTCAGCGCCGCGGTGGCGATCGCCTTCATCGTGTTCGTCACCGCGGTCACCACGGCCGCGGCGCGATCCCTGTTCACCTTCGCGCACGAAGGCGCGCTTCCGCGGGTGTTCACCACGGTGCACGAGAACTACAAGACGCCGTGGGCCGGCGTGGTCTTCGTCGGCATCGTCGCATTCGTGTTCTCGGTCGCCGCCACGTTCAGTTCGGCGGGCCGGCTGGTGTTCGACGTGTACGGCGGCTACGTGGCCAACTGGGGTTTCCTCACCAGCTATCTGCTCGTGGTGATCGCCACCCCGATCTGGCTGCGCAAGATCAACGCGCTGACACCGTGGCATCTCGTGGTGTCGGTCGCCGCGACCATCGGGCTCGGATACGTGATCGTCAGCAACTTCTACCCGGTGCCCGAGTTCCCGTTCAACATCCTGCCGTTCGTGTTCGGGGCGATCCTGCTGGCGGGGCTGGCCTGGTACTGGTACCTCAAGCGGACCAGGCCCGAGATCGCGCGGCGCATCGGGACCATCCAGACCCTCTCGGAGGAGGAACGGCAGCGGCTGGCCGACGAAGGCATCGCCGACGTCCTCAAGGGCGAACCGGGCGGGACACCATGA
- a CDS encoding GNAT family N-acetyltransferase, producing the protein MTVTQNTFAGTWTVRQATAHDHPHIADFHATTKGLGGRKFAADSRDIAEQLDGALPGSAVVLRGESGGVLGYAALHGPDTAEPELLGTFVFAASAPVEAVREIVGDIVDDFHRAATPGSYLRVYIGADQATAIAALVDRGARQERRFIGTRKSLLDEDPEQLAAAHVDGLTILAWPQVISAGLSEDVRRLQFDTFSEHFGNMSKTPQRWEHHLHSRAFTPDFSLAAVDRDGVVVGYVLGSTYTVRTDRGEERSAHTDYIGVRRDRRERGTGELLLKKIWLAALRRGFTAASLGTDINNASNAHVLYRRLGYVAVRDEYAYRIDADGSTK; encoded by the coding sequence ATGACCGTCACCCAGAACACGTTCGCCGGCACGTGGACCGTCCGGCAGGCCACCGCCCACGACCATCCCCACATCGCCGATTTCCACGCCACCACAAAGGGTCTGGGCGGCCGGAAGTTCGCAGCGGACTCCCGCGACATCGCCGAACAACTCGACGGGGCGTTGCCCGGCTCGGCCGTCGTCCTGCGCGGTGAGTCCGGCGGCGTGCTCGGATATGCCGCGCTGCACGGCCCCGACACCGCAGAACCGGAACTGCTGGGCACCTTCGTGTTCGCCGCCTCGGCACCTGTGGAGGCGGTCCGGGAGATCGTCGGTGACATCGTCGACGATTTCCACCGCGCCGCGACACCGGGTTCATATCTGCGGGTGTACATCGGCGCCGACCAGGCCACGGCGATCGCGGCGCTGGTGGACCGAGGCGCTCGCCAGGAGCGGCGGTTCATCGGCACCCGCAAGTCCCTGCTCGATGAGGACCCCGAACAACTCGCCGCCGCACACGTCGACGGACTCACGATCCTGGCGTGGCCGCAGGTGATCTCGGCCGGCCTCAGCGAAGACGTTCGCCGGTTGCAGTTCGACACGTTCAGCGAGCACTTCGGCAACATGTCGAAGACGCCGCAACGCTGGGAACATCATCTGCACAGCCGGGCCTTCACCCCGGATTTCAGTCTTGCCGCGGTCGATCGGGACGGTGTGGTGGTCGGATACGTCCTCGGCTCCACCTACACCGTTCGCACCGACCGGGGCGAGGAGCGCAGCGCACACACCGACTACATCGGTGTGCGCCGCGACCGTAGGGAGCGGGGCACCGGAGAGCTGCTGCTCAAGAAGATCTGGCTGGCGGCGCTGCGCCGCGGCTTCACGGCCGCGTCGTTGGGCACCGACATCAACAACGCCAGCAACGCGCACGTGCTGTACCGCCGACTGGGATACGTGGCGGTTCGCGACGAATACGCGTATCGAATCGATGCCGACGGGAGTACGAAATGA
- a CDS encoding acyl-CoA dehydrogenase family protein yields MSSDSFYLKRPTGYDAELRSVFRPVFARIAEGNVGRERNRVLPHEQVRWLNEAGFGTLRIPAEQGGFGASLEQTFQLLAELGQADPNVAHIWRNHLAFVEDRLNAPVTEENNTWIKRFLAGEFVGGGWTEANNGTLADIATTITAEDDHWRVSGAKYYATGSLYADWLDVIGRGDDGELWTALVRADDPGVRLVDDWRGFGQRTTASGSAHYDNARAERGNVFPAVERFSYQPHFYQIAMLAVLTGITKAVQRDGSTALRQRKRNYPQGLSEVPSDDAQLLQVVGEVSAEAFGAEAALALSARTLDRVVAGRLAGSEDRARQLLIDAEVAVTQAQLVIIGAALRSTTKVFDALGASGVSEELGLDRHWRNARTLASHNPVVYKARILGDWFINGKDPVPDLASRGRGGQGN; encoded by the coding sequence ATGAGCAGCGACAGCTTCTATCTGAAGCGACCGACGGGATACGACGCCGAACTCCGATCGGTGTTCCGGCCCGTCTTCGCGCGTATCGCCGAGGGCAATGTGGGACGTGAACGCAATCGAGTTCTCCCGCATGAGCAGGTGCGTTGGCTCAACGAGGCCGGTTTCGGAACCCTGCGGATTCCCGCCGAGCAGGGCGGTTTCGGTGCGTCCCTGGAACAGACATTCCAGCTGCTGGCCGAGTTGGGGCAGGCCGATCCCAACGTCGCGCACATCTGGCGCAACCACCTGGCGTTCGTGGAGGACCGGCTCAACGCGCCCGTCACCGAGGAGAACAACACCTGGATCAAGCGGTTCCTGGCCGGTGAGTTCGTCGGCGGCGGCTGGACCGAGGCCAACAACGGCACGCTCGCCGACATCGCCACCACCATCACCGCCGAGGACGACCACTGGCGCGTTTCTGGCGCGAAATACTATGCGACGGGCAGTCTTTACGCCGACTGGCTCGATGTGATCGGGCGCGGTGACGACGGCGAACTGTGGACCGCGCTGGTGCGGGCCGACGATCCGGGTGTGCGGCTCGTCGACGACTGGCGTGGTTTCGGGCAGCGCACCACCGCAAGTGGTTCTGCGCACTACGACAACGCGAGGGCCGAGCGCGGCAATGTGTTCCCCGCGGTCGAGCGGTTCTCCTATCAGCCGCACTTCTACCAGATCGCGATGCTTGCCGTGCTCACGGGCATCACGAAGGCCGTACAGCGAGACGGTTCGACCGCGCTGAGACAGCGCAAACGCAACTATCCACAGGGGCTTTCGGAGGTGCCCTCCGACGACGCGCAGCTCCTCCAGGTGGTCGGCGAGGTCTCGGCGGAGGCGTTCGGCGCGGAGGCCGCATTGGCGCTGAGCGCACGGACCCTCGACCGCGTGGTGGCCGGCCGGCTCGCCGGGAGCGAGGACCGTGCCCGTCAACTGCTGATCGATGCCGAGGTCGCGGTCACCCAGGCGCAGCTGGTGATCATCGGCGCCGCACTGCGGTCCACCACGAAGGTGTTCGACGCGCTCGGCGCCTCAGGCGTGTCCGAAGAACTCGGCCTGGACCGGCATTGGCGCAATGCCCGCACTCTCGCATCGCACAATCCCGTGGTCTACAAGGCGCGGATCCTCGGCGACTGGTTCATCAACGGCAAGGATCCGGTGCCGGACCTGGCGTCGCGAGGGCGCGGAGGCCAGGGCAACTGA
- a CDS encoding zinc-binding dehydrogenase encodes MRAIVYDPLAPANLRFDEVAEPVVGASEALIDVRAIALNFGELHFIDHARKPGEVPGWDTAGIVAQAAADGSGPPVGTRVVGLNFGGGWAQRRAIATENLAVLPEFVEFDEAAALPVAGVTALQALRALGPVVGRRVLITGASGGVGRFAVQLAARAGAHVIAAVGSPARGAGLEELGAAEVTVGLDGIDEPVFGVLDNVGGPLLAQAFRLVSDGGSVQSIGMASNQPTTINFEEERRTGNRKRLEPFVIGAPIGQDLSYLLTLLADGELDPQIGLRDSWENISTAASALLGRTVAGKAVLRVG; translated from the coding sequence ATGCGAGCCATTGTGTACGACCCGCTGGCCCCTGCAAACCTTCGATTCGACGAGGTCGCCGAACCCGTTGTCGGCGCATCAGAGGCGTTGATCGACGTGCGGGCGATCGCGCTGAACTTCGGCGAACTGCATTTCATCGACCACGCACGCAAACCCGGTGAGGTACCCGGCTGGGACACCGCGGGAATCGTCGCGCAGGCCGCGGCCGACGGGTCCGGCCCACCGGTCGGAACCCGCGTGGTGGGGCTGAACTTCGGGGGTGGCTGGGCACAACGACGCGCCATCGCCACCGAGAACCTGGCCGTGTTGCCCGAGTTCGTCGAGTTCGACGAGGCCGCGGCGCTCCCGGTGGCCGGCGTGACGGCATTGCAGGCGTTGCGTGCACTCGGGCCGGTCGTCGGGCGACGCGTGCTGATCACCGGCGCCTCCGGTGGCGTCGGCCGTTTCGCCGTACAACTCGCGGCCCGGGCGGGCGCCCACGTGATCGCCGCGGTCGGCAGCCCGGCGCGCGGCGCGGGACTCGAAGAACTCGGGGCGGCCGAGGTGACGGTGGGGCTCGACGGGATCGACGAGCCGGTGTTCGGGGTGCTCGACAATGTCGGCGGTCCCCTGTTGGCGCAGGCTTTCCGGCTCGTATCCGATGGTGGGTCGGTGCAGTCCATCGGGATGGCCTCCAACCAGCCCACCACCATCAACTTCGAGGAGGAGCGCCGGACCGGCAACCGGAAACGGCTGGAGCCGTTCGTGATCGGCGCACCGATCGGTCAGGATCTGAGTTATCTGCTGACCTTGCTGGCCGACGGGGAACTCGACCCGCAGATCGGGCTGCGGGATTCCTGGGAGAACATCTCCACGGCCGCGTCGGCGCTGCTGGGCCGCACCGTTGCCGGTAAGGCCGTACTGCGCGTCGGCTGA
- a CDS encoding class I SAM-dependent methyltransferase, with product MSEHDRTRWDAAYTDRPVPGAVPGPPRSFAGHVDEFPTAGSALDVACGSGENSVWLAQRGLHVWAFDVSPVAIARAEQLAVRHGVAQRCRFDVADLDDGLPDGAPVDVVLCHRFRDPRLYRSLRARLAPGGLLAICVLSRVGAAPGPFRASAGELRAHFGDLRVIAEHEGDGEAWLLARVPD from the coding sequence GTGAGCGAACACGATCGCACACGCTGGGACGCGGCATACACTGACCGGCCGGTGCCCGGCGCCGTGCCGGGACCGCCGCGGTCCTTCGCCGGTCATGTCGACGAATTCCCCACGGCCGGAAGCGCACTCGACGTCGCGTGCGGCAGCGGCGAGAACTCGGTGTGGTTGGCGCAGCGGGGCTTACACGTGTGGGCCTTCGACGTGTCGCCTGTGGCGATCGCGCGGGCTGAGCAGTTGGCGGTGCGGCATGGCGTGGCGCAGCGGTGCCGGTTCGACGTGGCCGACCTCGACGACGGGCTGCCCGACGGCGCGCCGGTCGACGTCGTGCTGTGCCACCGGTTCCGTGACCCACGGCTGTACCGGTCACTGCGTGCCCGGCTGGCGCCCGGCGGGCTGCTGGCGATCTGCGTGCTGAGCAGGGTTGGCGCCGCGCCCGGGCCGTTCCGGGCGTCTGCCGGCGAACTGCGTGCGCACTTCGGCGATCTGCGGGTGATCGCCGAGCACGAAGGCGACGGCGAGGCCTGGCTCCTCGCCCGTGTGCCGGATTGA
- a CDS encoding ABC transporter substrate-binding protein yields MKSTRRVLGALIATTALVLASCGTDGGESASSTRPDSLYGGTLRIASVEDIDALDPLIAYSAESWQVIRATTRQLVTYPGSPEGIGEDTTVVPDLAESWDISPDRKTYTFHLRDNITFSGASSREITAHDFVYAVKRFPDPNAQVSAITYFNATFDGFEEYAAEFAKVPTGDLAAVKQFIDTHEIRGLKALDDKTLQLTLTEPASDILDILTLNFVTPLPEEVTSKYFADSLEFRKNYVSSGPYHIESYDQGKQLTLAKVPEYNSEGDPRKAYADKIVFDTTVASADAASQQLQTGTADIALYVRSFPANVIAQYKRTNPQHLHSSASGSAVFISWNNPAEPATPAQAALKDLKVRQAVNYSLNRADVVRGLGGPDSAIPSNEILTSTTVGFNDENPYPTPEDKGDPEKSKALLAEAGHKDLTLSVAYRNTPEFEKIGTSVQNALARSGIAVRLVPVAGDSWGAFRAYLADTSNLDQWDLAITTWTPDWQGNSARMTLGGWLNSDFAPGGTWNGVTYHNPQLNAAAARAFAAQDPTADWKEANKIASVDLAWFPLIERVKTIPTSDRVTNWTWQSLGNNADITNISVNG; encoded by the coding sequence ATGAAATCCACACGGAGAGTTCTCGGCGCGCTGATCGCCACCACGGCGCTCGTTCTCGCGTCCTGCGGAACCGACGGCGGCGAGTCGGCGTCGTCGACCCGCCCCGACAGCCTCTACGGCGGCACGCTGCGCATCGCGTCGGTCGAGGACATCGACGCACTCGATCCGCTGATCGCCTACTCGGCCGAGTCGTGGCAGGTGATCCGCGCGACCACCCGCCAACTCGTCACGTACCCGGGTAGCCCCGAAGGCATCGGCGAGGACACCACCGTGGTGCCCGATTTGGCCGAGAGCTGGGACATCAGCCCCGACCGCAAGACGTACACGTTCCACCTGCGGGACAACATCACGTTCTCCGGTGCGAGCAGCCGCGAGATCACCGCCCACGACTTCGTCTACGCCGTCAAGCGGTTCCCCGACCCCAACGCGCAGGTCAGCGCGATCACGTACTTCAACGCCACCTTCGACGGATTCGAGGAGTACGCCGCCGAATTCGCGAAGGTGCCGACCGGGGACCTCGCGGCCGTCAAGCAGTTCATCGACACCCACGAGATCCGGGGTCTCAAGGCCCTCGATGACAAGACGCTGCAACTGACGCTCACCGAACCGGCCAGCGACATCCTGGACATCCTGACCCTCAACTTCGTCACGCCGTTGCCCGAGGAGGTGACATCGAAGTACTTCGCCGACAGCCTGGAGTTCCGGAAGAACTACGTGTCGAGCGGGCCGTACCACATCGAATCCTACGATCAGGGCAAGCAGCTGACGCTGGCGAAGGTGCCCGAGTACAACTCCGAAGGCGATCCGCGGAAGGCCTACGCCGACAAGATCGTGTTCGACACAACCGTGGCCTCGGCCGACGCCGCGTCGCAGCAGTTGCAGACCGGCACCGCGGATATCGCGCTGTACGTGCGGTCGTTCCCGGCCAACGTCATCGCGCAGTACAAGCGGACGAACCCGCAGCATCTGCATTCGTCGGCGAGCGGTTCGGCGGTGTTCATCAGCTGGAACAATCCGGCCGAGCCGGCGACACCGGCCCAGGCCGCACTGAAGGACCTCAAAGTCCGTCAAGCCGTGAACTATTCGCTCAACCGGGCCGATGTGGTGCGCGGCCTGGGCGGTCCGGACTCGGCGATCCCGAGCAACGAGATCCTCACGTCGACGACGGTCGGATTCAACGACGAGAACCCTTACCCCACACCCGAGGACAAGGGCGACCCCGAGAAGTCCAAGGCTCTGCTCGCCGAGGCCGGGCATAAGGATCTGACGCTCAGCGTCGCGTACCGTAACACCCCGGAGTTCGAGAAGATCGGCACCTCGGTGCAGAATGCGCTGGCCCGCTCGGGCATCGCCGTGCGCCTCGTCCCGGTCGCGGGCGACAGCTGGGGCGCGTTCCGGGCCTATCTGGCCGACACGTCGAACCTCGACCAGTGGGATCTCGCGATCACGACGTGGACACCGGACTGGCAGGGCAACAGCGCACGGATGACGCTGGGCGGCTGGCTGAACTCCGATTTCGCGCCCGGTGGCACCTGGAATGGCGTCACCTACCACAACCCGCAACTCAACGCCGCGGCCGCGCGGGCCTTCGCCGCGCAGGATCCCACCGCGGACTGGAAAGAGGCCAACAAGATCGCCAGTGTGGATCTGGCATGGTTCCCCCTGATCGAGCGCGTGAAGACCATTCCCACCTCGGATCGCGTGACCAACTGGACCTGGCAGTCGCTCGGCAACAACGCCGACATCACCAACATCTCGGTCAACGGCTGA